A stretch of the Arvicola amphibius chromosome 8, mArvAmp1.2, whole genome shotgun sequence genome encodes the following:
- the LOC119821955 gene encoding signal transducer CD24-like, with protein sequence MSRAMVVGLGLGLLLLALLLPTPIDCNQTSVAPFSSNQNISTASNPTNATSRAGGRALQSTAGLLAAVSLSLLHLYCSRRRPRNVSTSPSSRPTPNVNHKSSVTQKKQVHIKFATTTPQQKTRRIHVKGLTDGECQY encoded by the coding sequence ATGAGCAGAGCGATGGTGGTTGGACTAGGACTGGGGTTGCTGCTTCTGGCACTGCTCCTACCCACGCCGATTGATTGCAACCAAACATCTGTTGCACCGTTTTCTAGTAACCAGAATATCTCTACTGCCTCAAATCCAACTAATGCCACCAGCAGAGCAGGTGGCAGGGCCCTGCAGTCAACAGCCGGTCTCCTCGCCGCcgtctcactttctcttctacatctCTACTGTTCGAGACGCAGGCCAAGAAACGTCTCGACTTCCCCATCTTCTAGACCCACCCCAAATGTTAACCACAAATCCAGTGTGACCCAGAAGAAACAGGTCCACATCAAATTTGCTACTACCACACCTCAACAGAAAACAAGGAGGATTCATGTGAAGGGCTTGACAGATGGTGAATGCCAATATTGA